A single Gracilimonas sp. DNA region contains:
- the rplQ gene encoding 50S ribosomal protein L17, producing MRHGVKGRKLSRTSAHRKNTMQSLAMALIREHRITTTLAKAKELRGFVEPLITRAKEDTHHNRRQVFSSLQNKEAVTTLFTEVGPKCKDRPGGYTRVIKVGFRKGDGAEIAIIELVDYNDIKPEGSSSASSGKKKTRRAGKSNTPTTSESSKPKEEKQEAKAEVAEASEEATEIEESSADTETGSSDEAESEDSSEEEKK from the coding sequence ATGCGTCACGGAGTAAAAGGTAGAAAATTAAGCAGGACTTCTGCTCACAGAAAAAACACCATGCAATCACTTGCTATGGCGTTGATCAGAGAGCACAGGATTACGACAACTCTTGCTAAGGCTAAAGAACTACGTGGATTTGTTGAGCCATTAATCACCAGAGCAAAAGAAGATACTCATCATAACAGAAGACAAGTATTTTCTTCCCTTCAAAATAAGGAAGCGGTAACTACTCTTTTTACAGAGGTTGGTCCAAAATGTAAGGATCGTCCAGGTGGTTATACCCGTGTTATCAAGGTGGGTTTCCGTAAGGGAGATGGAGCTGAGATAGCTATCATCGAGTTGGTGGATTATAATGATATTAAACCTGAAGGTAGTTCTTCTGCCTCATCTGGCAAGAAGAAGACTCGCCGTGCAGGTAAGAGTAATACGCCAACCACTTCTGAATCATCAAAGCCGAAAGAAGAGAAGCAAGAGGCAAAAGCTGAAGTAGCTGAAGCCTCAGAAGAAGCTACAGAAATTGAAGAAAGTTCAGCTGATACAGAAACAGGATCATCAGATGAAGCTGAATCAGAAGATAGTTCAGAAGAAGAGAAAAAATAA